Proteins from a single region of Bifidobacteriaceae bacterium:
- a CDS encoding CapA family protein — translation MSKYASESGEIVMTITGESLITRPVSIYTEPEFTQLRELIRSADAAYTHIEMLFHDYEHPPETNELDPSFAVNKTALRAAPSIIKELQWLGLNITSNANNHSWDFGPGGLLTSKRHLDEHGLVNAGAGRNRAEAHAPAFLDTRAGRVGIVACTDCGPAQSRPGDQRRDMIGRPGVMWLRPWAEYSVDVATFETLRLMASRIGNQDSHKQPFFQRFEKDSDSVFHLGGQPMYTPYPVTRYVRGDDFSFRRTADPDDLRAIVRQVDIAKRSADWVILSIHTHEGGVLPEESGGHFVEAAHEAIDAGADIVVGHGPHRDRGIELYQGKPILHSLGYLFHQAETVPLQPQDSYDLAGLGWDSDAVDYYDMRKPVRYDSSIVRARITSDGLKLEVFPIELSNNGRRSTHGRPMLATGEDADRILGEMARMSAALGTEMTIAGDCGVIQL, via the coding sequence CACCAGGCCGGTGTCAATCTACACTGAGCCCGAGTTCACCCAGCTTAGGGAACTCATCCGGTCTGCCGATGCAGCATATACGCATATCGAAATGCTTTTTCACGACTACGAGCATCCGCCGGAGACCAACGAGCTGGATCCAAGTTTCGCTGTAAACAAGACCGCTCTGCGCGCCGCGCCCTCTATTATCAAAGAACTGCAGTGGCTCGGCCTCAACATCACATCCAACGCCAACAACCATTCCTGGGATTTCGGGCCTGGAGGGTTGCTGACTAGTAAGCGGCATCTCGACGAACACGGATTGGTGAACGCTGGCGCAGGTAGGAACAGGGCCGAAGCTCATGCCCCCGCGTTTCTGGACACAAGGGCAGGAAGAGTCGGCATCGTCGCTTGCACCGACTGTGGACCGGCGCAAAGCCGCCCAGGCGACCAGCGCCGGGACATGATCGGGCGACCGGGAGTCATGTGGCTACGCCCTTGGGCGGAGTATTCGGTTGATGTCGCTACCTTTGAAACTTTGCGCCTAATGGCCTCACGGATTGGTAACCAGGACAGCCACAAGCAGCCCTTCTTTCAGAGATTCGAGAAAGACTCTGATTCGGTGTTCCATCTTGGCGGGCAACCTATGTACACTCCTTACCCAGTGACCCGATACGTCCGGGGCGACGACTTCTCCTTCCGGCGAACCGCCGATCCCGACGACCTCCGGGCGATAGTCAGACAAGTTGATATCGCAAAGCGATCCGCCGACTGGGTCATCTTGTCGATCCACACCCACGAGGGAGGGGTTCTGCCGGAGGAATCGGGCGGCCATTTCGTAGAAGCTGCTCACGAGGCAATTGACGCCGGCGCGGACATCGTGGTCGGCCACGGACCGCATCGCGACCGCGGCATTGAGCTGTATCAAGGAAAGCCGATTCTGCATTCGCTGGGCTACCTGTTCCATCAGGCCGAGACGGTTCCGCTGCAGCCGCAGGACAGCTATGACCTGGCGGGCCTGGGCTGGGACTCCGATGCGGTGGACTATTACGACATGCGGAAGCCTGTGCGCTACGATTCAAGCATTGTCAGGGCGAGGATCACATCCGACGGTCTCAAACTCGAGGTGTTTCCTATTGAGTTGTCAAACAACGGCAGACGAAGCACCCACGGTCGGCCAATGCTCGCCACGGGGGAAGATGCTGACCGAATTCTGGGCGAAATGGCCCGGATGTCTGCCGCCTTGGGCACCGAGATGACCATCGCAGGTGACTGCGGCGTAATTCAACTGTGA
- a CDS encoding MFS transporter: MVKGTRTSVAANLPWRSLAAAIFLPNLLFSIGQGAITPVIPVIAHNLGSSLANAGFVASMLVVGVLVADLPSGALVTRFGERSGMLAALALTAIAASAALLARSLWMLGLAVFAMGLATAVFYLARHAFLTTSVPFAARARAMSTLGGTFRLGFLIGPFLSAWLITATGSPKTALWVQLAACIAAGIVVLIAQDPREVAEAHRQTNPTASPRSTRAGNPPDPIGGGQSRRHALVTVGVGAATLAALRASRQVLLPMWGLSLGMSEASIAMVVGMGGAIDVALFYTGGWAMDRFGRLRVIVPSMVGLGIGHVVLSFTHDPPNAVSWFIGVVVALSLANGLTAGVLMTLGSDLADPTDPAPFLATWRFTTDAGQASAPLLISGVTALASLTLAAFCLGVLGFAGALILRLSLPRYRATGPD; the protein is encoded by the coding sequence ATGGTCAAAGGAACGAGGACTTCGGTTGCAGCCAACTTGCCTTGGCGTAGCCTGGCTGCAGCCATCTTTCTGCCCAATCTGCTGTTTTCGATCGGACAGGGTGCGATTACACCGGTGATACCGGTGATTGCACACAACCTCGGGTCGTCACTTGCGAACGCCGGATTCGTGGCGTCGATGCTTGTCGTCGGCGTGCTCGTGGCCGACTTACCTTCCGGCGCACTGGTCACCCGGTTCGGTGAACGATCCGGGATGCTCGCCGCACTGGCCCTGACAGCCATCGCGGCTAGCGCCGCGTTGCTGGCACGATCACTATGGATGCTGGGCCTCGCGGTCTTCGCGATGGGGCTAGCCACTGCTGTGTTTTACCTTGCCAGACACGCATTCCTGACCACTTCAGTGCCTTTCGCTGCCCGCGCGCGCGCCATGTCAACGCTCGGCGGAACCTTTCGCCTCGGCTTTCTGATCGGCCCGTTCTTGTCTGCCTGGCTCATCACGGCCACCGGTTCGCCCAAGACAGCTCTCTGGGTCCAACTCGCGGCCTGCATCGCTGCCGGGATAGTCGTGTTGATAGCCCAGGACCCGCGGGAGGTTGCCGAGGCGCATCGACAGACCAATCCAACCGCCTCCCCACGAAGCACCCGTGCCGGTAATCCGCCAGACCCCATCGGAGGCGGCCAAAGCAGGCGGCATGCGTTGGTCACGGTCGGCGTTGGAGCCGCCACCCTGGCGGCTCTGCGGGCGAGCCGCCAGGTGCTGCTGCCGATGTGGGGTCTCAGCCTGGGCATGTCGGAGGCGAGCATTGCCATGGTTGTGGGAATGGGCGGGGCCATTGATGTTGCGCTGTTCTACACCGGCGGTTGGGCGATGGATCGATTCGGGAGACTGCGGGTGATCGTGCCTTCCATGGTCGGCCTCGGCATCGGCCACGTGGTCCTGTCGTTCACCCACGACCCGCCGAACGCGGTCTCCTGGTTCATCGGCGTTGTTGTCGCACTGTCACTCGCCAATGGCTTGACCGCCGGAGTCCTGATGACGCTGGGCTCCGACTTGGCGGATCCAACTGACCCGGCGCCGTTCCTGGCCACATGGCGTTTTACGACCGACGCAGGCCAGGCCTCCGCGCCACTCTTGATTTCTGGCGTCACAG